One Pectinophora gossypiella chromosome 25, ilPecGoss1.1, whole genome shotgun sequence DNA window includes the following coding sequences:
- the LOC126378131 gene encoding uncharacterized protein LOC126378131 isoform X1 produces the protein MVRTKDGDGIKSNLIVTEVQKRPCLFDTNHPNYGDRAEKARCWEEVCESVVPGWTALGLAEKFAAGKEVQKRWRSIRDSYTKAYRQGKCVLPEQCPVGSRRYQYHSQMSFLLRALQNKKPRYSQDKYESLSEVSNSPQHQPSEDVVLKIKHEIVDKPLDLKTKAEDKEKVETLDKGNQATIDKEMKNPSLEIKIDANSILPDDHFDDDKSFMNSLLPLFKKMDDDTRLLCRIEVLKIIRYALQGHKCFEALKIAEDSFFKNRMSGILAKEEAVSPAGESRTESKLSMTTRSADGSRPVRKRMLRSPSPLPSAPPKKRGPGRPRKVRPPPSDSDSEPSRRRPKAPPRLKAPATPRTHTPDLDDLFASATSVAQLSTPMFMKMYNLSRTKDAPITSTPHGMQVSIKTEPIDDPN, from the exons atggTGAGAACCAAGGACGGGGACGGTATCAAGAGCAATTTAATAGTAACGGAAGTGCAGAAGAGGCCTTGCCTGTTTGATACGAACCATCCGAATTACGGAGATAGAGCTGAAAAGGCTAGGTGCTGGGAGGAAGTGTGCGAGAGCGTCGTGCCTGGCTGGACGGCGCTCGGCCTGGCGGAGAAGTTTGCCGCTG GCAAGGAAGTCCAGAAGCGTTGGCGCTCGATCCGCGATTCGTACACGAAGGCCTACAGGCAAGGGAAGTGCGTCCTACCCGAACAGTGCCCCGTGGGCAGCCGCCGCTATCAGTACCACAGCCAGATGAGCTTCCTGCTGCGAGCGCTGCAGAACAA GAAACCACGGTACTCGCAAGACAAGTACGAATCACTCTCCGAAGTGTCAAACTCCCCTCAGCACCAGCCGTCAGAAGACGTGGTGCTCAAGATAAAACACGAGATTGTCGACAAACCGCTGGACTTGAAGACGAAGGCCGAAGACAAAGAGAAGGTGGAAACGCTGGATAAAGGCAACCAGGCTACTATTGATAAG GAAATGAAGAATCCGTCTTTGGAAATCAAAATCGACGCGAATTCAATCCTCCCCGATGACCACTTTGACGACGACAAGTCGTTCATGAACTCGCTGCTGCCACTCTTCAAGAAGATGGACGACGACACCAGGCTGCTCTGCCGGATTGAGGTCTTGAAGATTATCAG ATACGCTCTCCAAGGGCACAAATGCTTCGAAGCACTCAAAATAGCTGAAGACAGCTTCTTCAAGAACCGTATGAGCGGTATCCTGGCCAAAGAGGAGGCGGTCAGCCCAGCCGGCGAGTCCCGGACTGAGAGCAAGCTGTCCATGACCACCAGGTCAGCTGACGGCAGCCGACCCGTTAGGAAACGCATG TTGCGTTCGCCGTCCCCTCTGCCTTCGGCGCCGCCTAAAAAGAGAGGTCCAGGACGTCCCAGGAAG GTCCGGCCGCCGCCCTCGGACTCGGACTCGGAGCCGTCCCGGCGGCGCCCCAAGGCCCCCCCCCGGCTGAAGGCCCCCGCCACCCCCCGCACGCACACGCCCGACCTGGACGACTTGTTCGCCAGCGCCACCAGCGTCGCGCAGCTCTCCACGCCCATGTTTATGAAG